One genomic region from Melioribacteraceae bacterium encodes:
- a CDS encoding type II secretion system F family protein — translation MIEVRFNAQKINGQAISGNLSEPTYKEAKKKIHKLAEKHQLKINSIEKKSSYLYKIRRGKEKPIIGEQRAYSKEEVSNALRKLGYEVLSVNKKLLDFNFKPPQQDIVSFVKISAELLDQKLPYSEILTLLINDIENKTLKETLKQINNELKKGADSEATFLRYQGIFGKFTAYMLGLASKSGNMSEIYKATAKFLERQQEFKKNLRSALITPLVTLFVLFLAVIFYIGYIFPETAKLFVKFKIDLPPLTAATLQISDFLMGNMLLITIGMFIPVIGIWQFAKTKKGKLLLDRFMFKIPIMGSLIHKTTIEVFCRVFYTLYSGSAESIEPIRIAAEATGNAYFENQIKTVAIPLMIKKGIGITEAFQASDVFTETALSRFHSGEETGTIKNTALQLANYYESETVFRLKNVIELIQVGIAMVIMIVMIALTLISAETATISPKSPVM, via the coding sequence ATGATTGAAGTTCGATTCAACGCGCAAAAAATTAATGGACAGGCGATTTCCGGCAACTTGAGCGAACCTACCTATAAAGAAGCAAAAAAAAAGATTCATAAGCTTGCCGAAAAACACCAGCTTAAAATCAATTCGATTGAAAAGAAAAGCTCGTACCTCTATAAAATAAGACGTGGTAAAGAAAAACCGATTATCGGCGAACAAAGAGCTTACTCTAAAGAGGAAGTCTCAAATGCACTCCGTAAACTTGGCTATGAAGTTTTATCGGTCAACAAGAAGCTACTCGATTTTAATTTTAAGCCGCCTCAGCAGGACATTGTTTCTTTTGTTAAAATAAGCGCAGAACTTCTGGATCAGAAATTGCCGTACAGTGAAATTTTAACCCTCCTTATTAATGATATTGAGAACAAAACCCTGAAGGAGACTTTAAAACAGATTAACAATGAATTGAAAAAAGGAGCCGATAGCGAAGCAACCTTTTTAAGGTATCAGGGAATTTTTGGAAAGTTTACAGCTTATATGTTGGGACTTGCATCTAAGAGCGGTAATATGTCAGAAATTTATAAAGCAACCGCAAAATTTTTGGAAAGACAGCAGGAGTTTAAGAAAAATCTGAGAAGCGCGCTCATTACTCCTCTTGTTACTTTATTTGTTCTCTTTCTTGCCGTCATATTTTATATCGGTTACATTTTCCCGGAAACGGCAAAACTGTTTGTCAAATTTAAAATTGATCTGCCCCCTTTAACTGCAGCGACTCTTCAAATTAGCGATTTCCTGATGGGTAATATGCTATTAATTACAATTGGAATGTTTATACCTGTTATCGGCATCTGGCAGTTTGCAAAGACAAAAAAGGGAAAACTTTTATTAGACAGGTTTATGTTCAAGATACCGATAATGGGCTCGCTTATACATAAAACAACAATTGAAGTTTTCTGCCGTGTATTCTATACTCTTTACAGCGGATCGGCTGAAAGTATTGAACCGATACGTATAGCAGCCGAAGCAACCGGCAATGCCTATTTTGAAAATCAGATTAAAACAGTTGCAATCCCGCTTATGATTAAAAAAGGAATTGGAATTACCGAAGCTTTCCAGGCGAGCGATGTTTTTACAGAAACGGCTCTTTCAAGATTCCATTCCGGAGAAGAGACGGGTACAATCAAGAATACTGCGCTTCAGCTTGCAAATTACTACGAAAGCGAAACTGTATTCAGACTTAAAAACGTAATTGAATTAATTCAGGTTGGAATTGCAATGGTGATTATGATAGTAATGATCGCATTGACACTAATATCGGCGGAGACAGCTACTATTAGTCCGAAATCACCGGTGATGTAA
- a CDS encoding GspE/PulE family protein yields MIDAHLEMTDKIGYLLLKKGIIDSKILEQSLKIKDADQLKQKRNLAQILVEEFGFEHDVIFREVAVLYAFKELNIHPEELSEERVSEIKNLMNKQGPEVRKMLLEHRVIPYRYDDKIKDKLVFAAVDPTDRTLAKIAYTLNAKKYEINYLRKKDYDRLINLLVTSENEYLKMIEEAAEEMQVVQEEVSINEDELDAEINKSALINLIEAALVEGVRKGVSDIHIIPRSGNKTEIHFRLDGKLQLWHVQEGTMPEAVMAVVKDRSKGLDRFERERAQDGFIQREIDGHIIRFRVSVLPTVGTELKNKFESIVIRILDDRKVIRDLGKLGLTGYSNKAFVKAISQPQGMIILTGPTGSGKSTTLIAALYQVINPTKNVLTVEDPVEYVIEGARQLKIGHKMNFEQAIRSILRHDPDIVLVGEMRDKETAETAIKLANTGHLTFSTLHTNDAPSAVARLFKMGVEPFLIAYAINIIVAQRLIRKLCTVCKRKVENLEEHIALAGLDIKDWSGNEIYEQVGCDKCNQTGFKGRMAIHEALYFTREIRRQIVRSGEEVDEEAIREQARKDGTMSLRDSGFEKVKLGLTSIQEVIGATMED; encoded by the coding sequence ATGATTGACGCGCATCTCGAAATGACTGATAAAATCGGTTACCTTTTACTCAAGAAGGGAATTATCGATTCAAAAATTTTAGAACAATCCCTTAAAATCAAGGATGCCGATCAATTAAAACAGAAGAGGAATCTGGCGCAGATCCTTGTTGAAGAATTTGGATTTGAACACGATGTTATCTTCCGCGAAGTTGCCGTCCTCTACGCATTCAAAGAATTGAACATTCATCCCGAGGAACTTTCGGAAGAGAGAGTCAGCGAGATAAAAAACCTGATGAATAAACAGGGGCCGGAAGTACGTAAAATGCTCCTCGAACACCGTGTAATTCCTTACAGGTATGACGATAAAATAAAAGATAAACTTGTTTTTGCAGCTGTTGATCCGACCGATAGGACGCTTGCAAAAATTGCATATACACTTAACGCAAAAAAGTATGAAATAAACTATCTGAGAAAAAAAGATTACGACCGTCTGATAAATCTGCTGGTTACTTCCGAGAATGAATACCTTAAAATGATCGAAGAAGCTGCCGAAGAGATGCAGGTTGTTCAGGAAGAGGTTTCGATCAATGAAGATGAACTTGATGCTGAAATAAATAAAAGTGCTCTTATAAATCTAATTGAAGCGGCTCTGGTTGAGGGGGTACGCAAAGGAGTCAGTGATATTCACATTATACCAAGGAGCGGTAACAAAACAGAAATTCATTTCCGCCTTGATGGTAAACTGCAGCTCTGGCATGTTCAGGAGGGAACAATGCCCGAAGCAGTTATGGCGGTTGTTAAAGACCGTTCAAAAGGCCTCGACAGATTCGAAAGAGAAAGAGCACAGGATGGATTTATACAAAGGGAAATCGATGGTCATATAATCCGCTTCAGAGTCTCCGTGCTTCCGACTGTAGGAACAGAACTTAAAAACAAATTTGAAAGTATCGTAATAAGAATTCTCGACGATAGAAAAGTAATAAGGGATTTAGGTAAGCTCGGTTTAACCGGATACTCAAATAAGGCGTTTGTAAAAGCCATCAGCCAGCCGCAGGGAATGATCATATTAACCGGTCCAACAGGTTCGGGAAAAAGTACTACTCTTATTGCTGCTCTCTACCAGGTTATAAATCCTACGAAAAATGTTTTAACAGTTGAAGATCCTGTTGAATATGTCATTGAAGGTGCCCGGCAGCTTAAAATCGGTCATAAAATGAATTTCGAACAGGCCATCAGATCAATACTCCGCCACGATCCGGATATTGTACTTGTTGGTGAGATGCGTGATAAAGAGACTGCCGAAACAGCTATTAAACTTGCTAATACCGGTCACCTTACGTTTTCTACACTTCATACAAATGATGCACCCAGTGCGGTAGCGCGTCTTTTCAAAATGGGTGTAGAACCGTTCCTGATTGCTTATGCAATCAACATTATTGTTGCTCAGCGACTGATAAGAAAACTGTGTACGGTTTGTAAACGGAAAGTTGAAAATCTTGAAGAGCATATTGCACTTGCGGGACTTGATATAAAGGATTGGTCCGGCAACGAAATTTATGAGCAGGTAGGATGCGATAAGTGTAATCAAACCGGATTTAAAGGAAGAATGGCTATACACGAAGCTCTCTATTTTACGAGGGAAATCAGAAGACAAATTGTTCGGTCGGGCGAGGAAGTTGATGAAGAAGCAATCCGCGAACAGGCCCGCAAAGACGGAACTATGAGTCTTAGAGATTCTGGTTTTGAGAAAGTGAAATTAGGTCTTACGTCAATTCAGGAGGTAATTGGCGCAACAATGGAAGACTAA
- a CDS encoding PilT/PilU family type 4a pilus ATPase — MVEQAKKILSEFAKQIPPTILGPERVRFIIENIDRMTQEEKIQVLNLANYILTVMLERNASDVEIGGFGAQNFVWFRIYGKKERVKELPQFTADEASALIVSLLNKNQCQFLLQNRNLDFSHTYKLDKISRYVRFRADAYFDLDALALNMRAIQAAVRPIESLDFHPFAVKTMSHNYIKFGLSLITGITGSGKSSTLDAIIDYHNQFDPCHIVIIASPVEYVHSSKISIIKHREVGRDVLSFKDGVVQALRQDPDIIVIGEMRDPDTILAALEVTDTGHKVFSTLHTSSAVESIDRIIAEVSPEEQERVRNRLADVLISVVSQKLVPSLDGKRVLAKEVLIVTPSVKAAIKNNNTSEIYMMINQGGQQGMVTMEQDLLRLFTEKKISKENAVAYSNNKNRILQLMKGV; from the coding sequence ATGGTAGAACAGGCAAAAAAAATCCTCTCTGAATTTGCAAAGCAAATCCCTCCAACAATTCTCGGTCCTGAAAGAGTTCGTTTTATAATCGAGAATATTGACAGGATGACGCAGGAGGAAAAAATCCAGGTTCTTAACCTTGCAAACTATATTCTCACTGTAATGCTCGAAAGGAATGCATCGGATGTTGAAATAGGCGGTTTCGGTGCTCAGAATTTTGTCTGGTTCAGAATCTATGGAAAAAAAGAACGTGTAAAAGAGTTGCCCCAGTTTACAGCCGACGAAGCCTCTGCATTAATTGTTTCGCTCCTTAATAAAAATCAGTGCCAGTTCCTTCTTCAAAACAGAAACCTGGATTTTAGCCATACATACAAACTCGACAAAATTTCGCGTTACGTAAGGTTTAGAGCGGATGCTTACTTCGATCTGGATGCGCTGGCTCTTAATATGAGAGCAATTCAAGCTGCGGTTCGGCCGATCGAGTCACTCGATTTTCATCCCTTTGCTGTTAAAACAATGAGTCACAATTACATTAAGTTCGGACTCTCGCTTATAACCGGAATTACCGGTAGCGGTAAATCTTCCACACTCGACGCAATAATTGACTATCACAATCAATTTGATCCATGTCACATAGTAATAATTGCATCTCCCGTTGAGTATGTACATTCATCAAAAATTTCGATAATTAAGCATCGGGAAGTTGGCCGTGATGTCCTTTCCTTTAAAGATGGTGTAGTTCAGGCCCTTCGCCAGGACCCTGATATTATTGTTATTGGTGAAATGAGAGATCCTGACACTATTTTAGCAGCATTAGAGGTAACAGATACAGGTCATAAGGTATTTTCTACCTTACATACTTCTTCAGCTGTTGAGTCGATAGACCGTATAATTGCAGAAGTTAGCCCGGAAGAACAGGAAAGAGTCCGGAATCGTTTGGCAGACGTTTTGATATCTGTAGTGTCGCAAAAACTTGTGCCGAGCCTCGATGGAAAACGTGTTCTTGCTAAGGAAGTCCTGATCGTTACTCCAAGCGTTAAGGCGGCTATTAAAAACAACAATACAAGCGAAATTTATATGATGATTAATCAGGGGGGACAACAGGGAATGGTTACTATGGAACAGGATTTGTTGCGCCTCTTTACGGAGAAAAAGATTTCTAAGGAAAATGCAGTCGCTTATTCGAATAATAAAAATAGAATTCTTCAATTGATGAAGGGTGTTTAG